The following proteins are co-located in the Microcystis wesenbergii NRERC-220 genome:
- a CDS encoding NAD-dependent succinate-semialdehyde dehydrogenase — protein MGIASVNPATGEILKTFTPLTSEELATKLALAEATFQQYRHTAISQRGQWLRQAADILERDQVALATTMTLEMGKPIKSAIAEVLKCALVCRFYADNAAGYLEDVLIATDASRSFVRYQPLGVILAVMPWNFPLWQVFRFAAPALMAGNVGLLKHASNVPQSALAVERILLEAGFPDGTFQTLLIGADRVSDLINDERVKAATLTGSEPAGISLAAAAGKQIKKVVLELGGSDPFIVLDTADIEVAAATAVTARLLNNGQTCIAAKRFIVMETVADQFEQLLVAKFQALKVGDPLDETVDIGPLATASIVSEIAAQVEKTVAMGGKVLVGGQRLEGKGNFYLPTILTDIPAGSPGEKEEFFGPVALLFRVKNIEEAIALANDSPFGLGSSAWTNNPAEIERLITEIEAGCVFINGMVKSDPRLPFGGIKRSGFGRELSVEGIREFVNVKTIWIK, from the coding sequence ATGGGTATCGCTTCAGTTAACCCTGCCACGGGAGAAATTCTCAAGACTTTTACCCCTCTAACCTCGGAGGAATTGGCGACGAAATTGGCCCTAGCTGAGGCAACTTTTCAGCAGTATCGCCACACCGCCATCAGTCAACGGGGACAGTGGTTACGGCAAGCGGCGGATATTTTGGAACGGGATCAAGTAGCATTGGCTACAACCATGACTTTAGAAATGGGGAAACCGATCAAGTCAGCGATCGCAGAAGTTCTCAAATGTGCCTTGGTTTGTCGTTTTTATGCCGATAATGCCGCCGGTTATCTGGAAGATGTGCTGATTGCCACCGATGCTAGTCGCAGTTTTGTCCGTTATCAACCTTTAGGGGTAATTTTAGCGGTTATGCCCTGGAATTTCCCCTTATGGCAAGTATTTCGCTTTGCTGCTCCCGCTTTAATGGCGGGAAATGTCGGCCTACTCAAACACGCTTCTAATGTTCCCCAATCAGCTTTAGCGGTGGAAAGAATTTTATTAGAAGCCGGTTTTCCCGATGGCACTTTTCAAACTCTTTTGATCGGGGCCGATCGCGTTAGTGATTTAATTAACGATGAACGGGTAAAAGCCGCCACTTTAACTGGTAGTGAACCGGCGGGGATCAGTTTAGCAGCCGCCGCAGGAAAACAGATCAAAAAAGTGGTTTTGGAGTTGGGAGGTAGTGATCCTTTTATCGTTTTAGATACTGCCGATATCGAGGTGGCAGCGGCTACGGCAGTGACGGCAAGATTGTTAAATAATGGTCAGACTTGTATCGCCGCTAAACGGTTTATTGTTATGGAAACTGTCGCCGATCAATTTGAACAGTTATTAGTGGCCAAATTCCAAGCTTTAAAAGTTGGTGATCCCCTCGATGAAACTGTTGATATTGGTCCTTTGGCCACGGCATCGATCGTCTCGGAAATTGCCGCTCAAGTGGAAAAAACCGTCGCTATGGGTGGTAAAGTCCTTGTGGGGGGTCAACGTTTAGAGGGAAAAGGTAACTTCTATCTACCAACGATTTTAACCGATATTCCTGCTGGTTCTCCGGGGGAAAAAGAGGAATTTTTTGGACCGGTGGCTTTACTATTTCGAGTCAAAAATATCGAGGAAGCGATCGCTTTAGCTAATGATAGTCCCTTTGGTTTGGGTTCTAGTGCTTGGACGAATAACCCCGCAGAAATTGAGCGTTTAATTACCGAAATTGAGGCCGGTTGTGTGTTTATTAACGGTATGGTTAAATCCGATCCTCGTTTACCCTTTGGGGGGATTAAACGTTCCGGTTTTGGACGGGAATTAAGTGTGGAAGGTATTCGCGAATTTGTCAACGTTAAAACTATTTGGATTAAGTAA